One part of the Ursus arctos isolate Adak ecotype North America unplaced genomic scaffold, UrsArc2.0 scaffold_20, whole genome shotgun sequence genome encodes these proteins:
- the ACVR2B gene encoding activin receptor type-2B isoform X3, producing MTAPWAALALLWGSLCAGSGRGEAETRECIYYNANWELERTNQSGLERCEGEQDKRLHCYASWRNSSGTIELVKKGCWLDDFNCYDRQECVATEENPQVYFCCCEGNFCNERFTHLPEAGGPEVTYEPPPTAPTLLTVLAYSLLPIGGLSLIVLLAFWMYRHRKPPYGHVDIHEDPGPPPPSPLVGLKPLQLLEIKARGRFGCVWKAQLMNDFVAVKIFPLQDKQSWQSEREIFSTPGMKHENLLQFIAAEKRGSNLEVELWLITAFHDKGSLTDYLKGNIITWNELCHVAETMSRGLSYLHEDVPWCRGEGHKPSIAHRDFKSKNVLLKSDLTAVLADFGLAVRFEPGKPPGDTHGQVGTRRYMAPEVLEGAINFQRDAFLRIDMYAMGLVLWELVSRCKAADGPVDEYMLPFEEEIGQHPSLEELQEVVVHKKMRPAIKDHWLKHPGLAQLCVTIEECWDHDAEARLSAGCVEERVSLIRRSVNGTTSDCLVSLVTSVTNVDLPPKESSI from the exons GTTCCGGGCGCGGGGAGGCTGAGACTCGGGAGTGCATCTACTACAACGCCAACTGGGAGCTGGAGCGCACCAACCAGAGCGGCCTGGAGCGCTGCGAGGGTGAGCAGGACAAGCGGCTGCACTGCTATGCCTCCTGGCGCAACAGCTCCGGCACCATTGAGCTCGTCAAGAAGGGCTGCTGGCTAGACGACTTCAACTGCTACGACAG GCAGGAGTGTGTGGCCACCGAGGAGAACCCCCAGGTGTACTTCTGCTGCTGTGAAGGCAACTTCTGCAACGAGCGCTTCACCCACTTGCCGGAGGCCGGGGGCCCAGAAG TCACGTACGAGCCACCCCCGacagcccccaccctgctcacggTGCTGGCCTACTCGCTGCTGCCCATTGGGGGCCTCTCCCTCATCGTCCTGCTGGCCTTCTGGATGTACCGGCATCGCAAGCCTCCCTACGGCCACGTGGACATCCACGAG GACCCCGGACCTCCACCTCCATCCCCTCTGGTGggcctgaagcctctgcagctgCTGGAGATCAAGGCTCGGGGGCGCTTTGGCTGTGTCTGGAAGGCGCAGCTCATGAATGACTTTGTGGCTGTCAAGATCTTCCCACTCCAG GACAAGCAGTCATGGCAGAGTGAACGGGAGATCTTCAGCACGCCTGGCATGAAGCATGAGAACCTGCTGCAGTTCATTGCCGCTGAGAAGCGAGGCTCCAACCTTGAGGTGGAGCTGTGGCTCATCACGGCCTTCCATGACAAG GGCTCGCTCACGGATTACCTCAAGGGGAACATCATCACATGGAATGAACTGTGTCACGTGGCAGAGACAATGTCAAGAGGCCTCTCGTACCTTCATGAGGATGTACCCTGGTGCCGTGGTGAGGGCCACAAGCCGTCTATTGCCCACAG GGACTTCAAAAGCAAGAATGTATTGCTCAAGAGTGACCTCACAGCCGTGCTGGCTGACTTTGGTCTGGCTGTTAGGTTTGAGCCAGGGAAGCCTCCGGGGGACACTCACGGGCAG GTGGGCACGCGGCGGTACATGGCCCCTGAGGTGCTTGAGGGAGCCATCAACTTCCAGAGAGATGCCTTCCTGCGCATTGACATGTATGCCATGGGGCTGGTGCTGTGGGAGCTTGTGTCCCGCTGCAAGGCTGCAGATG GCCCTGTGGATGAGTACATGCTGCCCTTTGAGGAGGAGATCGGCCAGCACCCGTCGCTGGAGGAGCTGCAGGAAGTGGTCGTGCACAAGAAGATGCGGCCTGCCATTAAGGATCACTGGCTGAAGCACCCG GGCCTGGCCCAGCTCTGCGTGACCATCGAGGAGTGCTGGGACCACGATGCAGAGGCTCGCCTGTCTGCGGGCTGCGTGGAGGAGCGGGTGTCCCTGATCCGGAGGTCGGTCAACGGCACTACCTCGGACTGTCTTGTCTCCCTGGTGACCTCCGTCACCAATGTGGACCTGCCCCCTAAGGAGTCGAGCATCTAA
- the ACVR2B gene encoding activin receptor type-2B isoform X1 — MPLPSSRQATWRPAEPGDASAGGQPLPRGSGRGEAETRECIYYNANWELERTNQSGLERCEGEQDKRLHCYASWRNSSGTIELVKKGCWLDDFNCYDRQECVATEENPQVYFCCCEGNFCNERFTHLPEAGGPEVTYEPPPTAPTLLTVLAYSLLPIGGLSLIVLLAFWMYRHRKPPYGHVDIHEDPGPPPPSPLVGLKPLQLLEIKARGRFGCVWKAQLMNDFVAVKIFPLQDKQSWQSEREIFSTPGMKHENLLQFIAAEKRGSNLEVELWLITAFHDKGSLTDYLKGNIITWNELCHVAETMSRGLSYLHEDVPWCRGEGHKPSIAHRDFKSKNVLLKSDLTAVLADFGLAVRFEPGKPPGDTHGQVGTRRYMAPEVLEGAINFQRDAFLRIDMYAMGLVLWELVSRCKAADGPVDEYMLPFEEEIGQHPSLEELQEVVVHKKMRPAIKDHWLKHPGLAQLCVTIEECWDHDAEARLSAGCVEERVSLIRRSVNGTTSDCLVSLVTSVTNVDLPPKESSI, encoded by the exons GTTCCGGGCGCGGGGAGGCTGAGACTCGGGAGTGCATCTACTACAACGCCAACTGGGAGCTGGAGCGCACCAACCAGAGCGGCCTGGAGCGCTGCGAGGGTGAGCAGGACAAGCGGCTGCACTGCTATGCCTCCTGGCGCAACAGCTCCGGCACCATTGAGCTCGTCAAGAAGGGCTGCTGGCTAGACGACTTCAACTGCTACGACAG GCAGGAGTGTGTGGCCACCGAGGAGAACCCCCAGGTGTACTTCTGCTGCTGTGAAGGCAACTTCTGCAACGAGCGCTTCACCCACTTGCCGGAGGCCGGGGGCCCAGAAG TCACGTACGAGCCACCCCCGacagcccccaccctgctcacggTGCTGGCCTACTCGCTGCTGCCCATTGGGGGCCTCTCCCTCATCGTCCTGCTGGCCTTCTGGATGTACCGGCATCGCAAGCCTCCCTACGGCCACGTGGACATCCACGAG GACCCCGGACCTCCACCTCCATCCCCTCTGGTGggcctgaagcctctgcagctgCTGGAGATCAAGGCTCGGGGGCGCTTTGGCTGTGTCTGGAAGGCGCAGCTCATGAATGACTTTGTGGCTGTCAAGATCTTCCCACTCCAG GACAAGCAGTCATGGCAGAGTGAACGGGAGATCTTCAGCACGCCTGGCATGAAGCATGAGAACCTGCTGCAGTTCATTGCCGCTGAGAAGCGAGGCTCCAACCTTGAGGTGGAGCTGTGGCTCATCACGGCCTTCCATGACAAG GGCTCGCTCACGGATTACCTCAAGGGGAACATCATCACATGGAATGAACTGTGTCACGTGGCAGAGACAATGTCAAGAGGCCTCTCGTACCTTCATGAGGATGTACCCTGGTGCCGTGGTGAGGGCCACAAGCCGTCTATTGCCCACAG GGACTTCAAAAGCAAGAATGTATTGCTCAAGAGTGACCTCACAGCCGTGCTGGCTGACTTTGGTCTGGCTGTTAGGTTTGAGCCAGGGAAGCCTCCGGGGGACACTCACGGGCAG GTGGGCACGCGGCGGTACATGGCCCCTGAGGTGCTTGAGGGAGCCATCAACTTCCAGAGAGATGCCTTCCTGCGCATTGACATGTATGCCATGGGGCTGGTGCTGTGGGAGCTTGTGTCCCGCTGCAAGGCTGCAGATG GCCCTGTGGATGAGTACATGCTGCCCTTTGAGGAGGAGATCGGCCAGCACCCGTCGCTGGAGGAGCTGCAGGAAGTGGTCGTGCACAAGAAGATGCGGCCTGCCATTAAGGATCACTGGCTGAAGCACCCG GGCCTGGCCCAGCTCTGCGTGACCATCGAGGAGTGCTGGGACCACGATGCAGAGGCTCGCCTGTCTGCGGGCTGCGTGGAGGAGCGGGTGTCCCTGATCCGGAGGTCGGTCAACGGCACTACCTCGGACTGTCTTGTCTCCCTGGTGACCTCCGTCACCAATGTGGACCTGCCCCCTAAGGAGTCGAGCATCTAA
- the ACVR2B gene encoding activin receptor type-2B isoform X2, which translates to MPLPSSRQATWRPAEPGDASAGGQPLPRGSGRGEAETRECIYYNANWELERTNQSGLERCEGEQDKRLHCYASWRNSSGTIELVKKGCWLDDFNCYDRQECVATEENPQVYFCCCEGNFCNERFTHLPEAGGPEAPTLLTVLAYSLLPIGGLSLIVLLAFWMYRHRKPPYGHVDIHEDPGPPPPSPLVGLKPLQLLEIKARGRFGCVWKAQLMNDFVAVKIFPLQDKQSWQSEREIFSTPGMKHENLLQFIAAEKRGSNLEVELWLITAFHDKGSLTDYLKGNIITWNELCHVAETMSRGLSYLHEDVPWCRGEGHKPSIAHRDFKSKNVLLKSDLTAVLADFGLAVRFEPGKPPGDTHGQVGTRRYMAPEVLEGAINFQRDAFLRIDMYAMGLVLWELVSRCKAADGPVDEYMLPFEEEIGQHPSLEELQEVVVHKKMRPAIKDHWLKHPGLAQLCVTIEECWDHDAEARLSAGCVEERVSLIRRSVNGTTSDCLVSLVTSVTNVDLPPKESSI; encoded by the exons GTTCCGGGCGCGGGGAGGCTGAGACTCGGGAGTGCATCTACTACAACGCCAACTGGGAGCTGGAGCGCACCAACCAGAGCGGCCTGGAGCGCTGCGAGGGTGAGCAGGACAAGCGGCTGCACTGCTATGCCTCCTGGCGCAACAGCTCCGGCACCATTGAGCTCGTCAAGAAGGGCTGCTGGCTAGACGACTTCAACTGCTACGACAG GCAGGAGTGTGTGGCCACCGAGGAGAACCCCCAGGTGTACTTCTGCTGCTGTGAAGGCAACTTCTGCAACGAGCGCTTCACCCACTTGCCGGAGGCCGGGGGCCCAGAAG cccccaccctgctcacggTGCTGGCCTACTCGCTGCTGCCCATTGGGGGCCTCTCCCTCATCGTCCTGCTGGCCTTCTGGATGTACCGGCATCGCAAGCCTCCCTACGGCCACGTGGACATCCACGAG GACCCCGGACCTCCACCTCCATCCCCTCTGGTGggcctgaagcctctgcagctgCTGGAGATCAAGGCTCGGGGGCGCTTTGGCTGTGTCTGGAAGGCGCAGCTCATGAATGACTTTGTGGCTGTCAAGATCTTCCCACTCCAG GACAAGCAGTCATGGCAGAGTGAACGGGAGATCTTCAGCACGCCTGGCATGAAGCATGAGAACCTGCTGCAGTTCATTGCCGCTGAGAAGCGAGGCTCCAACCTTGAGGTGGAGCTGTGGCTCATCACGGCCTTCCATGACAAG GGCTCGCTCACGGATTACCTCAAGGGGAACATCATCACATGGAATGAACTGTGTCACGTGGCAGAGACAATGTCAAGAGGCCTCTCGTACCTTCATGAGGATGTACCCTGGTGCCGTGGTGAGGGCCACAAGCCGTCTATTGCCCACAG GGACTTCAAAAGCAAGAATGTATTGCTCAAGAGTGACCTCACAGCCGTGCTGGCTGACTTTGGTCTGGCTGTTAGGTTTGAGCCAGGGAAGCCTCCGGGGGACACTCACGGGCAG GTGGGCACGCGGCGGTACATGGCCCCTGAGGTGCTTGAGGGAGCCATCAACTTCCAGAGAGATGCCTTCCTGCGCATTGACATGTATGCCATGGGGCTGGTGCTGTGGGAGCTTGTGTCCCGCTGCAAGGCTGCAGATG GCCCTGTGGATGAGTACATGCTGCCCTTTGAGGAGGAGATCGGCCAGCACCCGTCGCTGGAGGAGCTGCAGGAAGTGGTCGTGCACAAGAAGATGCGGCCTGCCATTAAGGATCACTGGCTGAAGCACCCG GGCCTGGCCCAGCTCTGCGTGACCATCGAGGAGTGCTGGGACCACGATGCAGAGGCTCGCCTGTCTGCGGGCTGCGTGGAGGAGCGGGTGTCCCTGATCCGGAGGTCGGTCAACGGCACTACCTCGGACTGTCTTGTCTCCCTGGTGACCTCCGTCACCAATGTGGACCTGCCCCCTAAGGAGTCGAGCATCTAA